A region of the Fulvia fulva chromosome 7, complete sequence genome:
GCGGTCTTCCACTTCTTTGCGTAGTCCACGCATCTGAGGGCCGTCTCCGTGCCCGCGAGGGCTCGGCAATCACCATGAAGCTATCACGCGACCTCGGCGAGCAGTCAACACGGCCCATACACATCCAGACCTACGATCCAGCGCGAGCCACAGCCCACGCGATCCACAGCCCACGCGATCCACAGCCCACGCGATGTCGTTGGTAGACGGCCTGCGATGTTTCTGACAGCGTATCAAAAGCGCCACAAGGTTCACTGCACCACGACGTTGCCACGCAGCGATATGCAAACGATCTGCATAAAGTTCTTGTCCTACGCGGAGCACGCGAGGTCGAGGAGCCATCGACATACCAAGAGATCGTAGTGGGGTATTCAGCAGTACAGGCTGCTTGGCAGTAATACACTTACATTCACTGATTGACCGTGAAGAAGAGCCTCGTCAGGCGTATGATTAACAACTTCTGCCATTGGGACGGTGACGTTGAAGCGATCACGTCAATATCCATATTGTGCGGTGATGCTCCTTCTTTGTAGGAGTTCTTTCAGTGCATCTTTATCTACAGCTGACCACGGTCTTCCTGTGCCGAGCTTCCAGAGCCCCGTCGACGGCGCCCACGCCCAGAAATGAAGAACGGAAGATGCACGCCACAGTTGAAGTCTTGGACCTTGCAAGCTCGTTTGCCCAAGCTCTTGGAGTGTTGGCCGCACACGGCTTACCCTCTTATCAATGACGAACCAGGTCGAGGCATAGTTAAGTACAGTACTCACACCATCTCCTCGCTGCAGACCCCCTGCTTTCAGCTTCACTCGGATGAGCTGAACTCATCGCACTTCTGTACATTTTGTCGACCGTAACGAATACTTCCTGGAGCTGGAGGACGACACAGCGATCATGGAGGCCTTCAAGAATCGAAACCCTTTCAAGCGGTCGAACACTGGTGACGTCGCTCAGGTCAAAGACTACGGCGTTAGTGGGAATGTCAGTGAGAAAGAATTACCTGCCTACGATCAGGGTGAGATTGAGCGACGAGGATCTACAGCCTCATACAACATCTCTGGTGTACACGATGACACGCATCGAAAACTCAAGCCACGACACATTCAGCTCATTGGTATCGGTGGCACTATCGGCACAGCGCTTTATGTGCAGATCGGGCGAGGCCTTATGAATGGAGGACCTGGCAGCTTGTTCATTGCCTTTACTTTTTGGTGAGCCACGTTCGTTCAGAACAGTCAGCGGCATCGTGCTAACAGTCCCCAAGGTGCTCCGTCGTTCTAGCGGTAACTATGTGCATGGCCGAAATGGTCACATACTTACCGATCTCTTCGCCATTCATCCGTTTCGCCGGACGCTACGTTGACGAGGCCTTCGGATTCGCTGCTGGCTGGAACTTCTTCGTCTTCGAGGCCATCCTGGTACCTTTCGAGATCACAGCTTGCAACGTCATCATACACTACTGGTCAAACGCCTTGCCTACTGGAGCTGTTGTAGCCATTGTCATCGTTCTTTACGGTGCCATCAACCTGGTCAACGTCAAGTGGTATGGTGAAGTCGAATTCTGGGCAGCGCTCGGCAAAGTGCTTCTCATCATTGGCCTTATCTTCTTCACATTCGTGGTCATGCTTGGCGGTAATCCACTTGGCGATCGATTTGGCTTCCGATACTGGAACAACCCTGGCTCGTTTAAGCCTCTTTACTACGATGGCAACCTGGGCTACTTCCTTGGCTTTCTTCAATGCTTGATCCAGGCATCCTTCGCTATCGCTGGTCCAGACTATGTCAGCATGTCTGCAGGAGAAGCAGAGAACCCACGTGTGGTCATGCCAAAGGCTTTCAACGCTGTGTTCTATCGCCTTACTGCCTTTTTCGTCCTCGGCGCCCTCTGTGTTGGTATCCTGGTTCCATACAACGATCCAGAGATGATGGCTGCATTCACCAATGACGAGCCAGGTGCAGCGGCGTCTCCTTACGTCGTAGCCATGAACCGGTTGAGGATCGGCGTTCTGCCACACATCGTCAACGCGCTGGTCTTGGCATCTGCTTTCTCTGCAGGCAACTCGTACATGTACTGTGCGTCGCGTTCGCTGTTCGGTATGGCACTGGAGGGGAAAGCACCAAAGCTCTTCACCAAGACGAACAAGATTGGCGTACCATACAACTGTGTCATCGCTGTATTGGCGATCTGCCTGCTCGCTTTCCTGCAGGTCAGCGCTGGATCGGCCAAGGTACTGGGCTGGTTCGTGAACTTGATCACAGCGTCGCAGCTGATCAACTTCGCGATCATGTGCTTCACGTTCCTGATGTGGTACAAGGCACTGAAGGCGCAAGGCATCTCTCGGGACTCCTTGCCGTACAAATCTATCGGACAGCCATACATTGCATACTACGGTCTTGGTAAGTGGTATCACTTATTTGTTCGAGCATTTTGCTAACCTTGCATAGCATGGACTGCCGTTATGTCTATCGTCGGTGGCTACACCGTCTTCCTGCCTGGTTTCTGGGAGCCATCGACGTTTGTATTCAGCTACTTCATGGTCGGACTAACGCCTGTGCTCTTCGTTGCGTGGAAGCTAATTCACAAGACCAAGTGGAAGCCTTTCGCTCCTGAGACGATTGACCTCAAGGGCGAGGTCAACGAAATTGAAGAGTACACCCGCAACTTTGTGCAGCAACCATACAAGAATGTTGGCGACAAAGTTTTCAACAAGATGTTCGGTGGCTAGAACGCCACTGTTCACTACTGCGCAGCACGGCGGAGCTCAGTATTCACTTATACATAAGAAAGAGTTATGACAGAAATGATTCAAATGAAACGCCGAGAATACATTGCAAGGCAGCGACGTCCTCGATCGATCCTATGTTGCTCGTCTATCACATCGACTTCTGTTGTGGGAGCTGACTGTGCAACAGGAGACATGCTTGCGATATGGTACGCTACCTGGATCCAAAACCATGAATGCTAAAAGATGCAAAGTTCACATTGAATAGCTGTATTCTTCATCATTCCCTTTGTTCACCTATAAGGTAATCGGCTTCATTCTTTGTAGTGACATGCCTCCAACACTGGACACAATGCGCTTTCACGTCCTCGATCATGCAAGAAGTTCTAGTCAAATATGGCATCCTCGAATGCCCATCGGTACGTTCTCTTCCCAAGACACTTTCATCG
Encoded here:
- a CDS encoding General amino acid permease, with product MEAFKNRNPFKRSNTGDVAQVKDYGVSGNVSEKELPAYDQGEIERRGSTASYNISGVHDDTHRKLKPRHIQLIGIGGTIGTALYVQIGRGLMNGGPGSLFIAFTFWCSVVLAVTMCMAEMVTYLPISSPFIRFAGRYVDEAFGFAAGWNFFVFEAILVPFEITACNVIIHYWSNALPTGAVVAIVIVLYGAINLVNVKWYGEVEFWAALGKVLLIIGLIFFTFVVMLGGNPLGDRFGFRYWNNPGSFKPLYYDGNLGYFLGFLQCLIQASFAIAGPDYVSMSAGEAENPRVVMPKAFNAVFYRLTAFFVLGALCVGILVPYNDPEMMAAFTNDEPGAAASPYVVAMNRLRIGVLPHIVNALVLASAFSAGNSYMYCASRSLFGMALEGKAPKLFTKTNKIGVPYNCVIAVLAICLLAFLQVSAGSAKVLGWFVNLITASQLINFAIMCFTFLMWYKALKAQGISRDSLPYKSIGQPYIAYYGLAWTAVMSIVGGYTVFLPGFWEPSTFVFSYFMVGLTPVLFVAWKLIHKTKWKPFAPETIDLKGEVNEIEEYTRNFVQQPYKNVGDKVFNKMFGG